Genomic window (Heliomicrobium gestii):
ACTCGGTGTCGTGTCAGAAATTCGATTTTTTCCTCATCGAGCAGCGTGGCGTTCGTCGTCAACGAAAAATCGACGCGCTTATTCACGTTTTCCGCAGCGGCGAGGGCGTAGCGGATCGTCTCCCGGACAACAGGGAAGTTCATCAGGGGCTCGCCGCCGAAGAAGGTGATGGTGACGTCTTTGTCCGCGCTCGATCGCATCAGCAGATCGACGGCAGCCTTTGCCGTTTCGCTGTCCATCATCCGGTCGCGCTTGCCATAGTTCCCGCCTTCGGCATAGCAGTAGCGGCAGGTCAGGTTGCAGGCATGGGCGATGTTCAACACGACTGTCTCCAGCGGCAGGTCGGGGGGCAGCGGCGGTGTCCGGCGACGGATCGACGGGATCGCGCCGATTTGTCGCAGCTCCTCCCAGGCTTCCTGAAGCGGCTCGGGAGCAAAGCGGTCTTGCAACGCCCTATGCGCCGCCTCGGCATTTCCGGCTGCCGCTTCGAATTGGTCGAGAAGGGCTGTCGAGAGGGCATCCATCTCGACGATGGCATTGGCGTCTGGCAAAAAGAGATACTCTTGTTCGGCCTGCCGGAATCGAAACCCGTTGATCGTCGTCATCCCATTCACCGCCTATTGAATTCCTCGGTAGACCGGCACGGTCACGAGCAGGTGGCTCTTGCCGTCCAGGGTTTTGCCGTCCGGCCTCTGGTAGTGGGCCACCACCGTAACGCTGCCGGCGTTGTTCGTCGACAGGGTCCGCTGCGGGTTCGGGCCATCGTTGGCTGGTGTGAACAGGCCCGAGGAGTCGATCGTCCCCACGAACTTCACATCATCGTCGTCGGGGGTGCTGGCATACTCCTGGAGTTCCCATGTCGCCGGCGCGAGGCCGATCTCGATATCATCATCTGTGCCCGCCTGTCCGTCGGCGCCGTTGCTGAAGGCCGTCGCTTCAAATTGCTGGGCCTGTTTGGCCGCCGTCGTTCCGCCGATGCGCGAAAGGCCGAAGTCAGGCGTCACCTTGAGGTAATCAGCTTGAGGGTAGATGCCCAGCGTGACATCGCTGCGGTTTTGCTTAACGCTCAACGGCGACAGGCCGACGGCGTTGCCGACATTGACCTTCAGTTGCGCCCGGCCTTCGTCCGTCGCCGTCACCTCTGTGACGGTGAGCCCGCCGGCAACACGGGCGATATCGCCGGCTGTCAGATCCTTGAGGTTGGTTCCAAAGAGGGTGAGCACCGCGCCTTGCGCGCCCGCCGGCAGCGCTTTCGGGTAGACGGCGGCGATGCGGCGCTGGCCGTCCTCTTTGAACATCGTCTCTTTGCCGCCCACCTGAACCTGGGAGAGCGAACGCCACTGACCGGTCAGGCTTTTGCCGTCGGCGGCCAGGTTCAGCTCCTGGGTCGCTTTCTCCTTGCCGCCGGCCAAGCTGCCGCGAACGGCGTAACCCGTGTAGATGCGCGCCGTCCCTTCCCAGGCGCTCTCGGCGCCGTCGGCGAAGCGGACCTTTTTCACTTCTTTGAACTCATCATTGCCTTGAGGCAGGAATTCGACCGTCCCTTCATAATCGCCCTTGCCGGTCTGGTGACCGACGACCCGCCATGTTCCCGACAGGGTTCCAGTCTTTTCCCGGGAAGACCACTTCTTCCACTCGGTCGTGTCATAGGGGTAGGCTTTCGCCAGATCGTTGAGCGCCTGGTCAGACGTGTTCACCCAGTCGATATCGCGCTGGGAGAGGACCAGAGAGGGCAGGATGCCCAGGTGGAATCCCTTCAGTTTCTTCCACTCTTCCGGGGTGCGCCGCTCGGCGACGATGCGACCGAGCGTATGGCACCGGGTGCAGGTGTCGCGCACATTGTCATTGGGCGCCGTTTCTTTCCGGTTGCTTTCCCCGAGGATCCAGTCTTCGACCATGGCCGTCTCTTCCGGCGCCAGCCCTCTTGTATCGCTTAGCTCTTTCACGACGCGCCGCGCTTCCTCATCGCTGATCGCCAGCCCCCACAGGCGCTTCATGCGCTTGATCGTGCTGTCCCAGCCCTCGGGGGTTTTGCGGATGGCGTCGATTCGATCCAGTTTGCCGTCCTTGTCCCGCTGGTGGCAGGCGGCGCACTTCTGTTGGATCAACTCAGCGCCGGAGACGGTCGTTTCCGCGCTAGCCGGTTTGTCCGGTGAATAGGAGAGAAACAAGATCCCGCTGATCGCCATGCCCAGGATCAGGGCTTTGCTCGAACGCTTCAACAACGTCAACTCCTTACTCTGCGACGGTGATTTTCTGCCAATCCCGTTGGGCGGCGGGACAGGCCCGATGCCAGTCACGGAAGTTGGTCATGCCGTCGGGAACCTGCGCCGGCCACCAGCAGTCGGCGTAACAGCCGTACAGATCCCGCTCGACCGGTTGACAGAGGCCGGCGACGCCGAGGCCAGTCGAATCGGCTTCCCAGCCGGGATCGAAGACGGTGGCGCATCCCGCCGGTGATTGAAAACCTTCGACGACCGGTTCTTCGCCGGTTCCCAACTTCTCCACTCGCAGGCGTTTTTGGTTGAGCACACGCACATGCTTCATGTTTTCTCTCCCCTTCGCTTTCTAAGGTCACCTCCAGTCTAAACGCCGCCGGTCAACGAGGCGTCAACAGGCGGTCAAAGGAGAGTAAAATGAAGATAAAGTTTTCTTGATATTTGTGCCGTCATGGATTCCTCACCGGCTGATTTCTTGCACAATGGTTGCAACATCTTTATAATGAATAGAGAAGCATTCGAGCAAAGGAGCCCGTAAACCGACGTTTACGGGCTCCTTTTGCACATCAAGGGGGGTGTCACAATGGATAGAATCCTTGTTGTCGAAGACGATCCGCATATTCAACGGCTGCTATCCATTGCGCTCCGGCAGGAAGGCATCGACTTTACCCTGGCCGGCTCCGGCGCGGAGGCGTTGGCGATCGCGGAACGACAGCTTTTTTCGTTGGTCCTTCTGGACATCATGCTGCCCGACATCAGCGGAACCGAGGTGTGCCAACAACTGCGCCTCTCCTCTCCGATTCCCATCGTGTTCATGAGCTGCAAGAATCAAGACAGCGACAAGATCCTGGGATTGAGCATCGGCGCCGATGATTATATTGAAAAGCCCTTCAACCTCCACGTCCTGATGGCGCGCATCCGCGCTCACCTGCGGCGCAATCGCCTGTTCCAGCAACGGCTGAAACAAGCGGAACACCCGCAGATCCGCTTCGACAATATCATCATCGACTTGCAAGGCCACCGCGTCATCCGCAACAGCCTGGAGATCTACCTCACGGCCAAGGAGTTTGAGATGCTGGCCTTCTTCTGCCGCCATCCTCAACAGGTGTTCACGGTGGGCCAGCTCTTCGAGACCATTTGGGGCGAAGAGTTTTGTGAGACCCGCACCGTCATCGTCCATATCTCCAACCTGCGCAAGAAGATCGAAGAGAACCCGCTCAGCCCCAAGTACATCCTGACGGTCCGAGGGGTGGGATACAAGTTTGCCGCCAATACGGCCCTTTCGTAATGCCTACTTTTTTAAAATCGCGGCCTTCACGATCGGCTTGTCGATCATTCCGCTGCTCATCT
Coding sequences:
- the peaA gene encoding quinohemoprotein amine dehydrogenase subunit alpha, which codes for MKRSSKALILGMAISGILFLSYSPDKPASAETTVSGAELIQQKCAACHQRDKDGKLDRIDAIRKTPEGWDSTIKRMKRLWGLAISDEEARRVVKELSDTRGLAPEETAMVEDWILGESNRKETAPNDNVRDTCTRCHTLGRIVAERRTPEEWKKLKGFHLGILPSLVLSQRDIDWVNTSDQALNDLAKAYPYDTTEWKKWSSREKTGTLSGTWRVVGHQTGKGDYEGTVEFLPQGNDEFKEVKKVRFADGAESAWEGTARIYTGYAVRGSLAGGKEKATQELNLAADGKSLTGQWRSLSQVQVGGKETMFKEDGQRRIAAVYPKALPAGAQGAVLTLFGTNLKDLTAGDIARVAGGLTVTEVTATDEGRAQLKVNVGNAVGLSPLSVKQNRSDVTLGIYPQADYLKVTPDFGLSRIGGTTAAKQAQQFEATAFSNGADGQAGTDDDIEIGLAPATWELQEYASTPDDDDVKFVGTIDSSGLFTPANDGPNPQRTLSTNNAGSVTVVAHYQRPDGKTLDGKSHLLVTVPVYRGIQ
- a CDS encoding response regulator transcription factor, which translates into the protein MDRILVVEDDPHIQRLLSIALRQEGIDFTLAGSGAEALAIAERQLFSLVLLDIMLPDISGTEVCQQLRLSSPIPIVFMSCKNQDSDKILGLSIGADDYIEKPFNLHVLMARIRAHLRRNRLFQQRLKQAEHPQIRFDNIIIDLQGHRVIRNSLEIYLTAKEFEMLAFFCRHPQQVFTVGQLFETIWGEEFCETRTVIVHISNLRKKIEENPLSPKYILTVRGVGYKFAANTALS
- the qhpC gene encoding quinohemoprotein amine dehydrogenase subunit gamma, giving the protein MKHVRVLNQKRLRVEKLGTGEEPVVEGFQSPAGCATVFDPGWEADSTGLGVAGLCQPVERDLYGCYADCWWPAQVPDGMTNFRDWHRACPAAQRDWQKITVAE